The genomic window GGGATTGGGGACACTTCTCTGCGAGACGCTCCGCGAACGACAAGTGATACAGTGAGCCTGTCGAACTGCTCAGTGCATCGCTGGGGACTGGGGATTGGGAAAACTTCTACCTTCCTCGTCCCCTTCCCTTATCTTTCTCTTTGCACTGGTAAAGGTGCAGGGTTGACTGCTAATTGCTCAGTTTGTCCATCACGGACTATTTCAACTTGCAAGGGAGTACCAATTTGGCTATTTTCTACTAGCTTTTGGACTTGTTCAACTGTGGTGACAGGTTGATTATTAATTTTTTGAATTACGTCTCCACTTCTGAGTCCAGCAATATCGGCGGGAGAACGACGCACAATTCTGACTAAGAGAACACCTTTATCTGCTGTAATATTGATGCGATCGCCAAATCTTTCATTAAATCTTTCTCTAAATTTTGGAGTAAGTGTTACCATCTGAACCCCCACATAAGGATGATCCACTCTCCGTTTCTCAATTAACTCCTGAGAAATTTTCTTGACAGTATTAACCGGAATAGCAAATCCTAAACCCTGTGCGCCTTGAATTATGGCTGTATTCATGCCAATTACTTGACCATTAGCATTGAGTAATGGGCCACCAGAGTTCCCCGGATTAATAGCCGCATCTGTTTGCAAAAAGTCAACACGCTTATCACTCGCACCAATATCACTACTAGAACGACCAGTAGCACTAATAATTCCCGAAGTAACAGTGTTATTCAAACCTAACGGATTCCCAATGGCAATAACAGGTTGTCCTGGTTGTAAGTTCTCTGAGTTCCCTAAAGATAATGTGGGTAAGTTCTGGTTCTGGGCATCAATTTCAATCACAGCTACATCTGTTACTGGGTCTTGACCCCATACTTTTCCCTCAAAAGGCTCACGATTTTTGACAGTGACTGTTACTTGATCAGCACCATCTACTACATGAGCATTAGTCAGAATGTAAATCTTGCCATTGCCAGAAGATTTAATAATAAATCCTGAACCGCTACCCCGTTCTACGCGCTGTCTAGGTTGTGATGGTGCAGGATCATCAAAAAAGCGACGGAACATGGGATCATTAAAGC from Nostoc sp. UHCC 0870 includes these protein-coding regions:
- a CDS encoding HhoA/HhoB/HtrA family serine endopeptidase, whose translation is MKTTEYGISLKNIHIGSWFQQRGINSIKLMFFSGVALVSLGGCSLLPTKTLQIRPNESQAEVAAQTTTDDTISEVAPPPIIASSGDPNFVVKVVQNVGSAVVRIDSARTVTSRVPDGFNDPMFRRFFDDPAPSQPRQRVERGSGSGFIIKSSGNGKIYILTNAHVVDGADQVTVTVKNREPFEGKVWGQDPVTDVAVIEIDAQNQNLPTLSLGNSENLQPGQPVIAIGNPLGLNNTVTSGIISATGRSSSDIGASDKRVDFLQTDAAINPGNSGGPLLNANGQVIGMNTAIIQGAQGLGFAIPVNTVKKISQELIEKRRVDHPYVGVQMVTLTPKFRERFNERFGDRINITADKGVLLVRIVRRSPADIAGLRSGDVIQKINNQPVTTVEQVQKLVENSQIGTPLQVEIVRDGQTEQLAVNPAPLPVQRER